Within the Pseudomonas putida genome, the region CACAGGCTGGCCGAGCACCGAAGCGCGGGCGATCTCTACCGGGTCGATGCCGTAGGCAGCCGCCGCGTTGGCCAGGATCGGCACCACGCCAAAGTAATAGGCATCATTGGACAGCACGAACGTCAGCGGCATGCTGGTGATCGCCACCACCAGCGGGAACCAGTGGCCCCAGGACTGCGGAATCCAGTCCACCAGTGTCTGCGCCAGCGCATCGACCATTTTCGTGCCGGAGAAGATGCCGGCGAAAATCCCTGCGGCAAACACCAGCAGCACGACCGTCATGGCGTTGCCGGAGTGGGCCAGGATGCGCTCTTTCTGCACCTCCAGTTGCGGGTAGTTGATCATCAAGGCAGCAACGAAACCGATCATGAACAGAATCGCTGCGTGCATCACGCCCAGGACCAGCGCGACCATTACCGCTACCACCAGCAGCAGGTTCACGTAGGCAAGCCGCGGACGCTTGTGCGGCGTGTCCTCGAGAATCGCCTTGATGTAGCAATTGCCGCCACCAGACTCGAGCTTGATGTTGCCGATGCGTTTGCGTTCAGCACGGCCCAGCAGGAACGCGGTGAAGACCACCCAGGCAGCCCCACCGATCATGGTGGGCAACATCGGGATGAAGTACTCGGTCGCATCGAGCCCCAGCGCCGCGATCGCCCGCGTCGCCGGTCCGCCCCAAGGACTCAGGCCGCTCATGATGCTCAGTGAAAGCATCGCCACCGTTGCCAGGATCATTGGGTTCATGCCGATGCGCTTGTACAGCGGCAACATGGCCGCGCAGGTGATCATGTAGGTGGTGGTGCCATCACCATCGAGCGCCACCAGCAGCGAAAGCAGTGCAGTGCCGATGGCGATCTTGATCGGGTCGCCATTGACGCGTTTGAGAATCTTGCGGATCAGCGGGTCGAACAGCCCTGCGTCGATCATCAGGCCAAAGAACAGAATGGCGAACAGCAACAAGGCAGCCGACGGGGCAACCATCTTCAGGCCGTCGAGCATCATCTTGCCGGTGGTCGGCGCAAAACCGCCGATCACGGCGAAAACGATGGGGACTACGGTGAGCGCAACGATCGGCGACAGGCGTTTGCTCATGATGAGGTAGGTGAATGTCACCACCATGATCAAGCCAAGCAATGCAAGCATGATTGGGTTCTCTTGTTTTTATTCTAAGGCGTGGCCATCTGGCGCGCAGACGGCCCCCTGCCCCACTCGGCATCACAGTGATGCTGAGCGGGGGCCAAGTCAACGAAGGGGGTTAAGGGTGACGATCAGCCGTGACGACGGGGCTCTGCAGGCCAGCTGGACACCGTTGGCGTACCCTGCTCGGCGAGCGGCTCAGGCTCACCGTTCAGGGTGCGCATCAAGGTCTCCCGCTCACAGGCATTTTCCGACAGCGAAACCACCACGGTGGCAACGGCATTGCTGGCCAGGCTGGTCAGGGCGCGCGCCTCGGACATGAAACGATCGACGCCGATCAGCAACGCCAAGCCTGCCAAGGGGATGTCGTGGATGACGGTCAGGGTGGAGGCCAGGGCTACGAAGCCACTCCCGGTGACACCGGCAGCGCCCTTGGAAGACAGCAGCATGATGGCGAGCATGGTGA harbors:
- a CDS encoding CitMHS family transporter → MLALLGLIMVVTFTYLIMSKRLSPIVALTVVPIVFAVIGGFAPTTGKMMLDGLKMVAPSAALLLFAILFFGLMIDAGLFDPLIRKILKRVNGDPIKIAIGTALLSLLVALDGDGTTTYMITCAAMLPLYKRIGMNPMILATVAMLSLSIMSGLSPWGGPATRAIAALGLDATEYFIPMLPTMIGGAAWVVFTAFLLGRAERKRIGNIKLESGGGNCYIKAILEDTPHKRPRLAYVNLLLVVAVMVALVLGVMHAAILFMIGFVAALMINYPQLEVQKERILAHSGNAMTVVLLVFAAGIFAGIFSGTKMVDALAQTLVDWIPQSWGHWFPLVVAITSMPLTFVLSNDAYYFGVVPILANAAAAYGIDPVEIARASVLGQPVHLMSPLVASTLLLVGMVDRDIGDFQKATVKWAVLTSLVITALALATGALSFFV